One genomic segment of Kiritimatiella glycovorans includes these proteins:
- a CDS encoding sulfotransferase, which produces MKILSDIKLAAMFLRSSLYLDLHRPGPTVLLAGDGRSGTTWLSKVINHDESFRYIFEPFFGEKVPLFEKFTPHPYLRPEEHAPEFERCCRELFQGRIRGLWPDVHNRKRLPTNRRLIKAIRANFCLAWLRRRFPELKIVFLIRNPYAVANSKRRFGWKSSVDHLLDQPRLMEDHLGPHAAMLHKASTPYERYILQWCAINHVALRQLGRDEIFIAFYEDFCTQPETKIPQLFSYLGIPYDQAVLRKTTRPSPTCKKHSAIKTGENLVDSWKKHTSEDELLRAQPILEAFGLDRLYDDAGMPGQDAPQKMQVHLP; this is translated from the coding sequence ATGAAAATACTGAGTGACATCAAATTGGCCGCCATGTTCCTGCGCAGCAGCCTGTACCTTGACCTGCACAGGCCGGGGCCCACGGTGCTGCTCGCCGGTGATGGCCGCAGCGGGACGACGTGGCTCTCGAAGGTCATCAACCACGACGAGTCCTTCCGCTATATTTTCGAACCCTTCTTCGGCGAGAAAGTGCCGCTGTTCGAAAAATTTACCCCCCATCCCTATCTTCGGCCGGAAGAACACGCCCCGGAATTCGAGCGGTGCTGCCGGGAACTCTTTCAGGGACGGATACGGGGACTCTGGCCCGACGTCCACAACCGCAAACGGCTTCCAACCAACCGCAGACTGATCAAGGCCATTCGGGCCAACTTCTGTCTGGCATGGCTGCGGCGGCGATTCCCGGAGCTTAAAATCGTCTTTTTGATCCGCAATCCCTATGCCGTGGCGAATTCCAAGCGACGGTTCGGTTGGAAAAGCTCAGTCGACCACCTGCTCGACCAGCCGCGGCTAATGGAGGATCACCTGGGACCACACGCCGCCATGCTGCATAAGGCATCAACACCGTACGAACGCTATATCCTCCAATGGTGCGCGATAAACCATGTCGCATTGCGACAGCTCGGCCGGGACGAAATTTTTATCGCGTTCTACGAGGACTTCTGTACGCAGCCTGAGACGAAGATCCCCCAATTGTTTTCTTACCTGGGAATCCCCTACGATCAGGCGGTGCTCCGCAAAACAACCCGTCCATCCCCCACCTGTAAAAAACACTCCGCGATAAAGACCGGAGAGAACCTCGTCGACTCCTGGAAAAAACATACCTCCGAAGATGAACTCTTGCGCGCGCAGCCCATCCTTGAAGCCTTCGGTCTTGATAGACTCTATGATGATGCCGGGATGCCGGGGCAGGATGCCCCGCAGAAAATGCAGGTGCACCTCCCTTAA
- a CDS encoding glycosyltransferase — translation MSSSIKIAMIAPYPAAAVLPPEYIRPVRRDEHPSSWVRALSMELGAQRDFEVRIFSLSRAVRRHHIAELGLLKIEFVPQRIPARFDWYQLQLLNALKLYPHLRRFSPDVVHAFGIETGNGVMLSWLPFRRSCFLQGIVEKLHPFVDKPEIMQQIRMRLEGRTVRRMDGLIAETPFAKQWAESRGAKHVVLIPHAVNREFLDAEPAPGGNHDLVAVGTLLYHKGFDTVLRAFSRLPVPDARLRIIGEGPARGELERLARELQIADRVEFPGTLRREEVVRVMQQSSLLCIGSRMDTSPNVVTEAHAVGLPVVGTDAGGIPDMIEDGVDGYVVPMDDDEAMAEKMGALLKEPAGARSMGESGRTKVARLNDGGHVAKRHIEYFRNLVAAGAGSGA, via the coding sequence ATGAGTTCCAGTATTAAAATCGCAATGATCGCCCCCTATCCGGCGGCGGCGGTCTTGCCGCCGGAGTACATCCGGCCGGTCCGGCGCGACGAACATCCGTCGTCCTGGGTGCGCGCGCTTTCGATGGAACTCGGCGCGCAGAGGGATTTCGAGGTGCGGATTTTCAGCCTGAGCCGGGCGGTGCGGCGACACCATATCGCCGAGCTTGGGCTCTTGAAGATCGAGTTCGTGCCGCAGCGCATCCCGGCGCGCTTCGACTGGTATCAGCTGCAATTGCTGAATGCACTCAAACTGTATCCGCATCTGCGGAGGTTCAGCCCGGATGTGGTGCATGCGTTTGGAATCGAGACCGGCAACGGGGTGATGCTGTCCTGGCTGCCTTTCAGGCGTTCATGCTTCCTCCAGGGGATTGTGGAGAAACTGCATCCTTTCGTGGACAAGCCCGAGATTATGCAGCAGATCCGTATGCGACTGGAAGGGCGCACGGTGCGGCGGATGGATGGGCTGATCGCGGAGACCCCGTTCGCGAAGCAGTGGGCGGAATCGCGCGGGGCGAAGCATGTGGTGCTGATCCCGCATGCGGTCAACCGGGAGTTCCTTGACGCCGAACCGGCACCGGGCGGGAATCACGACCTCGTTGCCGTGGGCACTCTGCTTTACCACAAGGGCTTCGATACCGTACTCCGGGCGTTCAGCCGACTTCCCGTTCCAGATGCCCGACTGCGGATTATCGGGGAGGGGCCGGCGCGCGGAGAACTCGAACGGCTGGCGCGGGAACTGCAAATCGCGGATAGGGTGGAATTCCCCGGGACGCTCAGGCGCGAAGAAGTCGTTCGCGTGATGCAACAGTCCAGTCTCCTCTGTATCGGCTCGCGGATGGACACCTCTCCGAATGTGGTCACCGAGGCCCACGCCGTGGGCCTTCCGGTGGTGGGTACGGATGCGGGCGGCATCCCGGACATGATCGAGGACGGGGTTGACGGATACGTGGTCCCGATGGATGACGATGAGGCGATGGCGGAAAAAATGGGCGCGCTCCTGAAGGAACCCGCAGGCGCGCGATCGATGGGTGAGTCCGGCAGAACGAAAGTGGCGCGGCTCAATGACGGCGGTCATGTGGCGAAACGGCACATCGAGTACTTCAGGAATCTGGTCGCGGCCGGAGCCGGATCAGGAGCATGA
- a CDS encoding alginate lyase family protein, producing MRDDVDADVRLARFAARVPFGAPARMRALLKEPLSAEERDAVRAAAGRAAEGCFDLLGSGPYRFENAIDWHRDIRSGACWRRDFLYLDAAKQTPEGADLKGPWELSRLQHAIPMGLAWLMEEDERYPRAFREQVESWIEANPPGYGVNWACAMEVAIRAVNWLAGYGLMSESLDAPDLAGFRRRFSGVLHAHGRWIRTHLEWLGPCSPSRANHFLADLTGLYTIGLLFGDRPEGRRWAQFARHRLEAEMMHQCTADGVHFERSTGYHRLALEMFLWCRALARSAGTPFSQGFDDRLERMQGFVRDYTKPNGHAPLIGDQDDGRLLGTPIPDLRDHRYLFPPDDSGGTPLSVDRVLLDGTRPGTASGHEGWVAYEQGGFFIRRFGPAWLMVRAGPLAHAGGHAHNDQLSFELNLNGRDLFVDRGTGVYTSDPEVRNRYRSTQAHNVLSINAAEQNSIPETLFGMPDETQTRVVECEKNALEAVHQGFHSLGRSGTECGRRFELAADGMRLRDRLTGLRRGDRLTWRLHLAPGLEAIEDEGRWRIVEQDDETHRCTVLPPRGAQVASEPFAHSPSYGVFEDAFALVFTRVIEDAAEDESFEWSISWADG from the coding sequence GTGCGTGACGACGTTGATGCGGATGTGCGTCTCGCCCGCTTTGCGGCGCGGGTGCCGTTCGGCGCACCGGCCAGAATGCGCGCCCTTCTGAAAGAGCCCCTTTCTGCGGAGGAGCGCGACGCCGTTCGCGCTGCGGCCGGGCGTGCGGCGGAAGGTTGTTTCGACCTGCTGGGAAGCGGCCCGTACCGTTTCGAGAATGCGATCGACTGGCACCGCGATATCCGAAGCGGTGCATGCTGGCGCCGGGATTTCCTCTACCTTGATGCCGCAAAACAGACCCCTGAAGGAGCGGATCTCAAGGGCCCCTGGGAGCTGAGCCGGCTCCAACACGCGATTCCGATGGGTCTGGCGTGGCTGATGGAGGAAGACGAGCGTTACCCCCGCGCATTCAGGGAGCAGGTCGAGTCCTGGATCGAGGCCAACCCGCCCGGGTATGGGGTCAACTGGGCCTGCGCCATGGAGGTCGCGATCCGCGCCGTCAACTGGCTGGCGGGATACGGGCTGATGAGCGAGTCGCTGGACGCCCCCGATCTTGCCGGGTTTCGGCGGCGCTTTTCGGGCGTGCTGCACGCGCACGGCAGGTGGATCCGCACGCACCTGGAATGGCTGGGCCCCTGCTCCCCCTCGCGCGCCAACCACTTCCTCGCCGATCTGACGGGGCTGTACACGATCGGACTCCTCTTCGGCGATCGCCCGGAGGGACGCCGCTGGGCGCAGTTCGCGCGACACCGGCTCGAAGCGGAGATGATGCACCAGTGCACGGCCGACGGGGTTCATTTTGAACGGTCCACGGGCTATCACCGCCTCGCCCTGGAGATGTTCCTCTGGTGCCGCGCTCTTGCGCGCAGCGCCGGGACCCCGTTTTCGCAGGGGTTCGACGACCGGCTCGAACGCATGCAGGGTTTCGTACGTGATTACACCAAGCCGAACGGCCATGCCCCGCTCATCGGGGATCAGGACGACGGCCGTCTGCTCGGCACCCCGATACCCGATCTGCGCGACCACCGGTACCTGTTCCCACCGGACGATTCCGGCGGGACGCCCTTAAGTGTGGATCGCGTTCTTCTGGACGGGACGCGTCCGGGTACGGCCTCCGGCCATGAAGGCTGGGTCGCGTATGAGCAGGGCGGTTTTTTCATCCGGAGGTTCGGACCCGCCTGGCTGATGGTGCGCGCCGGCCCGCTCGCCCACGCCGGAGGGCACGCGCACAACGACCAGCTTTCGTTTGAACTGAATCTGAATGGCCGCGATTTGTTCGTAGACCGCGGAACCGGCGTCTATACCTCCGACCCCGAAGTGCGTAACCGCTACCGCTCGACTCAGGCGCACAATGTTTTGAGCATCAACGCGGCGGAACAGAATTCGATTCCGGAGACACTTTTCGGTATGCCGGATGAAACGCAGACCCGGGTCGTGGAGTGTGAAAAAAATGCGCTCGAGGCAGTCCATCAGGGATTCCATTCGCTGGGAAGATCGGGTACGGAATGCGGACGCCGGTTCGAACTCGCCGCCGACGGAATGCGCCTGCGCGACCGGTTGACCGGCCTGAGGCGGGGCGACCGGCTGACGTGGCGGCTGCATCTCGCGCCGGGACTCGAGGCCATCGAGGACGAGGGCCGCTGGCGGATCGTGGAACAGGATGATGAAACGCACCGCTGTACGGTTTTGCCTCCGCGCGGCGCGCAGGTGGCATCAGAGCCTTTCGCGCACAGCCCGTCGTACGGGGTGTTTGAGGACGCCTTCGCACTCGTCTTCACGCGCGTCATCGAAGACGCGGCGGAAGATGAATCATTCGAATGGAGTATTTCATGGGCAGACGGATAA
- a CDS encoding bi-domain-containing oxidoreductase, translated as MKRIIFSSGAARPVDVPPPAAEDGQLLVDVRASCISPGTEMAGLTASGKTLFDKIREHPEKVKAAFERMKTEGVLTVLRKAQAKQGAESASGYSAAGVVSDAGRGVTGFAPGDRVAIAGAGYANHAEMASVPVNLAVRIPDGVTLEDASTCALGGIALQGVRRAEVQLGDFVAVIGCGAIGLLTVQLLRASGCRVIGLDLDARRLEQARALGAEKVFNPEDGDAASRVTHHCNGQGADRVIVTAATSSSEPLLQAFRMSRRKGRVVLVGVAGMELDRKEMYRKELDFVLSTSYGPGRYDEQYERKGHDYPYAYVRWTEQRNMGAYLEQIASGAVRLHEIIGETFPVERAQEAFSALKGGERPLLVLLTYEPSEEEIPRGEASVSIPAVEWSPPASGKPLKTALIGAGSFVCGMHVPNLKELGARYEVTAICDQNALAARKAARMFGRDRISIETDPRRVLEGDADVVLIGTRHDSHAEIAARALRRGKAVFVEKPMAVTETQFEMLSNALDETQAPYMVGFNRRFAPAIAQIRPRLEGRVNPVMIRYVMNGGYIPYDHWVHTEEGGGRIVGEGCHIFDLFRFLINAPAASVSVDGVRPRTDSVRAEDNAVITVSYADGSVASLLYTGIGSKQAPKERMDVFFDEQMIEMVDYKSVRGFGVAADWEDKSAEKGHRTELMYFADQILSGTRFPIARAEMEESWRISRRAADMLTA; from the coding sequence ATGAAGCGTATTATTTTCAGCAGCGGCGCAGCTCGGCCGGTGGACGTGCCTCCTCCGGCAGCGGAAGACGGACAGCTTCTCGTCGACGTGCGGGCGAGCTGCATCAGTCCCGGCACGGAAATGGCGGGACTTACGGCCTCGGGAAAGACGCTGTTCGACAAGATCCGCGAGCATCCCGAAAAAGTGAAGGCGGCGTTCGAACGGATGAAGACGGAAGGGGTGCTGACGGTTCTCCGCAAAGCGCAGGCGAAGCAGGGGGCGGAGTCCGCCAGCGGGTACTCGGCAGCGGGCGTTGTGAGCGACGCAGGCCGGGGGGTGACAGGTTTTGCGCCGGGCGACCGCGTGGCGATCGCCGGCGCGGGATATGCGAATCATGCGGAAATGGCGTCGGTCCCTGTGAATCTCGCGGTGCGGATCCCCGACGGGGTCACGCTGGAGGATGCGAGCACATGCGCGCTCGGAGGCATCGCCCTGCAGGGCGTGCGACGCGCGGAAGTGCAGCTCGGGGATTTCGTCGCCGTTATAGGCTGCGGCGCGATCGGGCTGCTGACCGTCCAGCTCCTGCGTGCGTCGGGCTGCCGTGTAATCGGGCTGGATCTCGACGCGCGCCGACTGGAACAGGCCCGCGCACTGGGTGCGGAGAAGGTGTTCAATCCGGAGGACGGGGATGCGGCGAGCCGGGTGACCCACCACTGCAACGGACAGGGTGCCGACCGTGTGATCGTCACCGCCGCGACGTCGTCCAGCGAGCCGCTCCTGCAGGCCTTCCGCATGTCACGGCGCAAAGGACGCGTGGTGCTCGTCGGCGTGGCAGGCATGGAACTGGACCGCAAGGAGATGTACCGCAAGGAACTGGATTTTGTTTTGTCCACATCCTACGGTCCGGGACGCTATGACGAGCAGTACGAGCGCAAAGGCCACGACTACCCTTACGCTTACGTGCGCTGGACTGAACAGCGCAACATGGGCGCCTACCTGGAACAGATCGCGTCCGGTGCCGTGAGGCTCCATGAGATCATCGGTGAAACCTTTCCCGTGGAGCGCGCCCAGGAGGCATTCAGCGCCTTGAAGGGCGGGGAGCGGCCGCTGCTGGTGTTGCTTACCTACGAACCTTCTGAAGAAGAGATCCCGCGCGGGGAGGCCTCCGTCAGCATCCCGGCGGTGGAGTGGAGCCCGCCGGCATCAGGGAAACCGCTCAAGACCGCACTGATCGGGGCCGGGTCGTTCGTCTGCGGCATGCACGTGCCGAATCTGAAGGAACTCGGCGCGCGCTACGAGGTCACGGCGATCTGTGATCAGAACGCCCTCGCCGCCCGCAAAGCGGCCCGGATGTTCGGTCGCGACCGTATCAGCATTGAAACCGATCCGCGGCGGGTGCTGGAGGGCGACGCGGACGTGGTGCTGATCGGGACGCGGCACGACTCTCATGCGGAGATTGCGGCCCGGGCGCTGCGGCGCGGGAAGGCGGTCTTTGTCGAAAAACCGATGGCGGTGACTGAGACGCAGTTCGAGATGCTTTCGAATGCGCTCGACGAGACGCAGGCACCTTACATGGTCGGATTCAACCGTCGCTTCGCGCCGGCGATCGCGCAGATCCGGCCGCGGCTTGAGGGACGCGTCAATCCGGTCATGATTCGTTACGTGATGAACGGCGGATACATCCCCTATGATCACTGGGTGCATACGGAAGAGGGTGGCGGCCGCATTGTCGGTGAAGGGTGCCATATCTTCGACCTCTTTCGCTTCCTGATCAACGCGCCCGCCGCATCGGTGAGCGTCGACGGAGTCCGGCCGCGTACCGATTCCGTGCGGGCGGAGGACAACGCGGTGATCACGGTGAGCTACGCGGACGGTTCGGTCGCCTCGCTGCTCTATACGGGGATCGGATCGAAACAGGCGCCGAAAGAGCGGATGGACGTCTTCTTCGATGAACAAATGATCGAAATGGTCGATTATAAGTCTGTGCGGGGATTCGGTGTCGCTGCGGACTGGGAGGACAAGTCGGCGGAGAAGGGTCATCGCACGGAGCTGATGTATTTCGCCGATCAGATCCTGTCCGGAACGCGGTTCCCGATCGCGCGCGCGGAGATGGAAGAGAGCTGGCGAATCTCGCGCCGGGCCGCCGATATGCTGACCGCGTGA
- a CDS encoding glycosyltransferase family 4 protein has protein sequence MGRRINVVFVFVGMLRYKGRMLKQIGTLRQAGHDVTVLHGRTDDEEADDSTYDFKILDRPLRRHPNKVRNYLNHLRWNLRAAEELVQLEPDAIVCEELYGALSGALARRRLRATRYIFDCNELFMHMGMRPLKKLMWRPVHAVVFRAADVILHAERNRLEFCRTHYRSRAQHVLIENLPRPSRPVPERSRETTAPLDIVYIGALQPERCCEEVIDAFAEVDPAEARCDFIGFGPEDYQRMLHERIAAHGIDHVRILPPVSHAEMYECLSGYDAGLAFYRNDNLNQYYCAPNKIYDYFLCGLPAITNNFPGLHQVVEDQHVGICLDSITGDAMRGALKRIWKDAPAENITPGFQARYSWSAQEKRYRKIFESASSQEVQED, from the coding sequence ATGGGCAGACGGATAAACGTGGTCTTCGTTTTTGTCGGCATGCTGCGCTACAAGGGCAGGATGCTCAAGCAGATCGGCACGCTGCGCCAGGCCGGCCACGACGTGACGGTCCTGCATGGGCGCACCGATGACGAGGAAGCGGATGATTCAACGTACGACTTCAAGATCCTCGACCGACCCCTGCGCCGTCACCCGAACAAGGTTCGCAACTACCTGAACCACCTGCGCTGGAACCTTCGCGCAGCGGAGGAACTCGTACAGCTCGAGCCCGACGCTATTGTATGCGAAGAACTTTACGGGGCACTGAGCGGAGCGCTGGCAAGACGACGGCTTCGCGCGACTCGATACATCTTTGACTGCAACGAATTGTTCATGCACATGGGCATGCGGCCGCTGAAAAAGCTGATGTGGCGTCCGGTTCATGCCGTGGTTTTTCGCGCGGCGGATGTGATCCTGCATGCGGAGCGCAACCGGCTCGAATTCTGCCGTACGCATTACCGGAGCCGTGCGCAGCACGTGTTGATCGAAAACCTGCCGCGTCCCTCGCGGCCCGTTCCTGAAAGGAGTCGTGAAACCACCGCTCCGCTCGATATCGTCTATATCGGAGCGCTGCAGCCCGAACGCTGCTGCGAGGAAGTGATCGACGCCTTTGCCGAGGTGGATCCCGCCGAGGCCCGCTGCGACTTCATAGGGTTCGGGCCGGAGGATTATCAGCGCATGCTTCACGAGAGAATTGCGGCACACGGTATCGATCATGTGCGCATTCTGCCGCCGGTTTCCCACGCCGAGATGTATGAATGCCTTTCCGGATACGACGCCGGGCTGGCCTTTTACCGAAACGACAATCTGAACCAGTATTACTGCGCACCGAACAAGATCTATGATTACTTTCTGTGCGGCCTTCCGGCGATCACCAATAATTTTCCGGGCTTGCACCAGGTGGTCGAAGACCAGCACGTAGGGATCTGTCTGGACTCGATCACCGGAGACGCCATGCGCGGGGCCCTCAAACGGATATGGAAGGACGCGCCTGCGGAGAACATCACCCCCGGGTTCCAAGCACGCTACAGCTGGTCCGCGCAGGAAAAACGCTATCGGAAGATATTCGAATCCGCCTCGTCGCAGGAAGTGCAGGAGGACTGA
- a CDS encoding glycosyltransferase family 4 protein — MPKILILQPYLTPYRVGLFDALAAVDRVDVLVVRYSRPEVRRQWNVHTGSGFEQKRIRSLVVSAGYESNKVYTNVFHWLWILLRWRPDVVVACPANEGVIAAALKKLLRYRLIFWTEQTPFTAGSAALLKRQRFFYRHSDRYLVPGRLSAQYVRERCGAREEQIYYAPNSVDDDTYHIDQSRFDRKHGESPLKFMFCGSLIERKGFDLLKEAFRRLARECDLPAFECHVAGTGPLEKEPIDNIIYHGNCAQIECARIMRDCHVFVLPSRRDCNPLTVIEAAKCGNAMLLSDAVGNYPEFTLSDEWVFESGSVDALEKALRWVLTRSGSDIKAAAEYARRVAGEISHEATAREFVRAAGK, encoded by the coding sequence ATGCCTAAAATCCTGATACTTCAGCCCTACCTAACGCCGTACAGGGTGGGATTATTTGATGCGCTCGCAGCTGTGGATCGGGTCGACGTTCTTGTGGTGCGTTATTCACGTCCCGAAGTCCGCCGCCAATGGAATGTCCACACTGGAAGCGGCTTCGAGCAGAAAAGAATTCGCTCTCTTGTTGTTTCTGCGGGATACGAATCGAACAAGGTGTATACGAATGTGTTCCACTGGCTGTGGATTCTGCTGCGGTGGAGACCTGACGTGGTCGTGGCCTGCCCTGCAAACGAGGGAGTGATTGCCGCAGCCTTAAAGAAGCTTCTGCGTTACAGGCTTATTTTCTGGACGGAGCAGACTCCGTTCACGGCAGGGAGCGCCGCATTGCTGAAAAGGCAGCGCTTTTTCTACAGGCACTCAGACCGGTATCTCGTGCCCGGTCGCTTGTCGGCTCAGTATGTCAGGGAACGCTGTGGCGCCCGTGAAGAACAAATATATTATGCCCCTAACAGTGTGGATGACGACACCTATCATATTGATCAGAGTAGATTTGATCGGAAACACGGAGAATCTCCTTTGAAATTCATGTTCTGCGGGAGTCTGATTGAGCGCAAGGGTTTTGATCTTTTAAAGGAGGCGTTTCGTCGCCTCGCGCGGGAATGCGACCTGCCGGCCTTTGAGTGCCATGTAGCGGGTACCGGTCCTCTCGAGAAGGAACCAATCGATAACATAATATACCATGGCAATTGCGCTCAGATCGAGTGTGCCCGGATCATGCGCGACTGCCACGTCTTTGTGCTGCCCTCGAGGCGTGATTGCAATCCGCTGACGGTGATAGAGGCGGCGAAGTGCGGCAATGCCATGCTGCTTTCAGACGCAGTCGGCAATTATCCGGAATTTACGCTAAGCGATGAATGGGTTTTTGAATCCGGGAGTGTCGATGCGCTGGAAAAAGCATTGCGATGGGTGCTGACCCGTTCCGGAAGTGACATTAAGGCGGCTGCGGAATATGCGAGGAGGGTCGCCGGCGAGATCAGCCATGAGGCGACCGCCCGGGAATTCGTTCGCGCCGCGGGAAAATGA
- a CDS encoding sulfotransferase family 2 domain-containing protein has protein sequence MPRFIHPERNYYLSTSCKVLYTTLTKQAGLQELSNVQFARALLFDALRGHRREHYMFVRNPYDRVVSCFADKFRRSPPQRTPDTGWQTCQVLAFPFLGLSEQDDFEQIRERLLQTTFIEFVRMLPAIYREEPHFYPQHFMLHPRLKKRIAGPRIRLKKWYRIETELKDAARDLGLDLSIRTQKSDHGHADEYYDSESRAIVNGIYQRDFDFGYPMSTAESTA, from the coding sequence ATGCCGCGCTTTATTCATCCTGAGAGAAACTATTATCTCTCCACAAGCTGCAAGGTGCTTTACACCACGCTCACAAAGCAGGCGGGACTTCAGGAGTTGAGCAACGTGCAGTTCGCCCGCGCCCTGCTTTTTGACGCGCTGCGCGGTCACCGGCGCGAACATTACATGTTTGTGCGCAATCCGTATGATCGAGTGGTTTCCTGTTTCGCCGACAAGTTTCGCCGCAGTCCGCCGCAGAGAACGCCGGATACGGGGTGGCAGACGTGCCAGGTTCTTGCCTTCCCTTTTCTGGGTTTGAGCGAGCAGGATGATTTCGAGCAAATCCGTGAGCGATTGCTTCAGACGACTTTTATTGAGTTTGTGCGCATGCTTCCCGCGATCTACCGGGAAGAGCCGCATTTCTATCCCCAGCACTTCATGCTTCATCCCCGCTTGAAAAAGCGGATTGCGGGGCCGCGCATACGGCTCAAAAAGTGGTATCGAATTGAAACGGAACTGAAAGATGCCGCAAGGGATCTGGGGCTGGACCTGAGTATACGCACGCAAAAATCCGACCACGGGCACGCGGACGAATATTACGACTCCGAATCCAGGGCGATCGTAAACGGGATCTATCAACGCGACTTTGATTTCGGTTATCCGATGAGCACTGCCGAGAGTACCGCATGA
- a CDS encoding glycosyltransferase family 4 protein, with amino-acid sequence MHVCMFIWNFRPGPQGGAEHQCWKLARELVRQGVECTVLTRRSLLRSPRREETEGVHIRRIGLFGPLRTRMDRWRDRWRDRHGGDDGHTSSGTENVRAHGPLSLFRTIDYLCFLVSAYRYFEQHRKTIDLIHVHGEYWMAGFARHFGLKWRIPVLMKEALCPVFRPTNRDVPGWRRWERLRTNHWYAAMHAGIRSELMERGVPGDRIFDVPNGVDMPGERSALESPVALCASNFTQGAAHKGFDLLFRAWAGVAGTLDGVRLVIAGRGSMQAWRQYAEDTGCGDSIEFAGHVNDMDQIYLKAAVLLLPSRMEGISNTLLEAQSYGIPAVAFDLPGNRAVIEPGLNGEIVASEDHEAMAAAATRLLGDKRLRKRMGDAARERAEETFAMPVVASRMKTVYTDIIRKNDYEL; translated from the coding sequence ATGCACGTCTGCATGTTCATCTGGAATTTCCGGCCCGGACCGCAGGGCGGCGCTGAACACCAGTGCTGGAAGCTGGCCCGCGAGCTCGTCCGGCAGGGCGTGGAGTGCACGGTGCTCACGCGCCGATCCCTGCTTCGTTCGCCGCGCCGGGAAGAAACGGAAGGCGTTCATATCCGGCGCATCGGGCTCTTCGGTCCGCTGAGGACCCGCATGGATCGCTGGCGCGACCGCTGGCGCGACCGACACGGGGGTGATGATGGCCATACATCGTCCGGCACAGAGAACGTTCGCGCGCACGGGCCTCTGTCCTTATTTCGCACCATCGACTACCTATGCTTTCTGGTATCGGCATACCGTTATTTTGAACAACACCGGAAAACCATTGATCTGATTCATGTCCATGGAGAATACTGGATGGCCGGATTTGCTCGTCACTTCGGTTTGAAGTGGCGAATACCGGTGTTGATGAAGGAGGCGTTGTGTCCCGTATTCCGCCCGACCAATCGCGATGTGCCGGGATGGCGCCGGTGGGAGCGTCTGCGGACGAACCACTGGTACGCGGCGATGCATGCAGGTATTCGCTCCGAACTGATGGAACGGGGCGTGCCCGGGGACCGGATTTTTGATGTTCCGAACGGTGTGGATATGCCGGGGGAGAGGTCGGCGCTCGAGAGTCCGGTGGCTCTCTGCGCCTCAAATTTTACACAGGGCGCTGCGCACAAGGGATTCGATTTGTTGTTCAGAGCCTGGGCGGGGGTCGCCGGAACTCTGGACGGGGTACGACTCGTGATCGCAGGACGCGGCTCAATGCAGGCGTGGAGGCAGTATGCGGAAGATACAGGATGCGGAGACAGCATCGAGTTCGCGGGCCATGTGAATGATATGGATCAAATATACCTGAAGGCCGCCGTGCTGCTTCTTCCTTCGAGAATGGAGGGGATATCCAACACACTGCTGGAAGCGCAGAGCTACGGGATCCCCGCAGTGGCGTTCGATCTTCCCGGCAACCGCGCCGTGATTGAGCCTGGGTTGAACGGGGAAATCGTTGCTTCGGAAGACCACGAAGCGATGGCCGCGGCTGCGACGCGTCTGCTTGGGGATAAGCGCCTGCGCAAAAGAATGGGAGATGCCGCGAGGGAAAGAGCCGAAGAGACGTTCGCCATGCCTGTCGTGGCCTCACGCATGAAGACCGTGTACACCGATATTATTCGGAAGAACGATTATGAATTATAA